The Arsenicicoccus dermatophilus genome contains the following window.
GCTGGCCCACCGTCCACAGCGCCATCATGTTGAACAGCAGGTGCGTCAGCCCGCCGTGCAGGAAGGCCGCGGTCACGAAGCGCCATGGCTCCAGGCGCCCCATCGCCGGCATGAACCACAGCCCCTCCTCCACGGCCGGGGTCACCCACTGCAGCAGGAACATCACCACGCACGCCGTCACCAGCGCCGAGGTCACCGGGGACTCGCCGAACGCCCCGCCGAACCCGCCCGCCGGGGCGCCCAGCGAGGTGCGGGCCTGCGGTGCGGTGCGCGCCGCCTCGCGGACACAGTCGACGCAGTGGATCCCCACCGGCGCCTGCCGCTGGCACTGCGGGCAGGTCGGTCGCCCGCAGCGGGTGCACCGCACGTAGGCCACCACCTGCGGGTGGCGCGGGCAGGTCGGGACCTGCGGGTCCGGCTCGGGCTGGCTCGTGGTCATCGGGTCCTCACGACGGCTGGCGGGGTGCTCGACCACGGGTTCGCCGGTCGGGCAGGCGATCTCAGGGTATGACGGGAGCGGCCCGCGCCGGGGCACCTGGGAGCAGGTGCGAGGGGCGCGGGCCGCGGGTGAGACCACGCGCCGGCTTCCGGCATACCGCCTGCAGGCGGACGGGACCGGGCCGACGCGAGGCCGGGGTCACTCGGAGACGGTGGTGCTCTCGATCACGACGGGCTCGACCGGCTTGTCCATGCCACCGGTGCGGACGGCGGCGATCTTGTCGACGACGTCGCGCGAGGCCTGGTCGGCGCACTCGCCGAAGATCGTGTGCTTGCCCTGCAGCCAGGTGGTGGGGGCGACGGTCACGAAGAACTGCGAGCCGTTGGTGCCGCGACCCATGCGCTTGCCGGCGTTGGCCATGGCCAGCATGTAGGGCTGGGTGAAGTTCTTGTCCGGCGAGATCTCGTCGTCGAAGGGGAACCCGGGCTGGTCGGGCTGGCCGGTGCCGGTGCCCTGGGGGCAGCCGCCCTGGATCATGAAGCCGGGGATGATGCGGTGGAAGGTCAGACCGTCGTAGTAGCCGTCCTTGGCCAGACCGGTGATCTTGGCGACGGTGGTGGGGGCCGCCTCGGGGAAGAGCGTGAGGCTGATGTCGCCGTGGTTGGTGTGCAGCGTCCAGTTCATGTCGGCCAGTCTCGCACGAGAGCTTCGCGTCGAGCAGGTCTGAGCACGCCCACCGGCGGGTAGGGCGAGAGAGAACGAGATGTGCGCACCCCCGCCCGTGTGGGCAAGATGGGTGCGACGCCCACCGCGTATCGATCTCCACAGGAGGACACCATGATTCGCAACAAGTACAAGATCGAGAAGAAGAGCAAGCTGGAGCTGGCTCAGGAGGACGCCGCCGCCAAGGCGAGCGACGTGCAGGCTGCTGCCGCCGGCCACGCCGCGACCGTGGCCGACAAGGCCACCGACATCAAGGACGCCGCCGCCGACCGCCTCAGCAGCGCCGCCGGCACCGTCAAGGACCACCCGGCCCCCACCGCGCTCGCCGCGCTGGGCACCGCCGCTGCCGCCGCCCTCGCCTCCGGCCTGGGCTCGCGGGAGGAGCACCACACCACCGACGAGCTGCCCGGCTACGGCACCGCCCGCACGTCCGAGCGCAAGGACCACGGCGGCCTCGTCGACGAGATCGTCCCGCTCGTGCTCAAGGCCCTCGTGGGCATGGCCGCCGCCGGCACCACCGCCACGGCCGCCAAGGCTGCCGCGGACAGCGACACCGACATGGGCGACATGGCCAAGAAGGCCGCCGACGCCGTGGGCGTCAAGAAGGCCGCCGACACCGTCAGCGACATCGACGTGACCGGTCTGGTCAAGGGCGCCGCCGGCCTGCTCGGCGCCAAGAAGGCCAAGGACGCCGCCACCGACGACGACAACGACTCCTCCGGCCTGGTCAAGGGCGCCGCCGGCCTCTTCGCCGCCAAGAAGGCCAAGGACGCCGCCACCGACGACGAGCAGGACGAGGACATCGACATCGAGGACCTCACCACCAAGGCTGCCGCCGCGGGCATCTCCAAGAAGGAGCTCGACAAGGCCGCCAAGCGGGCCTACAAGCGCGAGGACAAGCGCGCCGCCAAGCTCGCCGCGGTCCAGGCCAAGCTGGACGCCGAGCAGGCCAAGCTCGAGGCCCAGGAGGCCAAGACCGCCAAGGCCGCGAAGAAGGCCAAGAAGGTCGAGAAGCGCGAGAACAAGTCCGGCGGTGGCATGCTCATCACGCTCGGCCTGCTCGCCACGGCCGGCGCCGTCGCCGCCGTCGCCTACCGCCGCACCACCCCGCAGGACGACCCGTGGGCGACCCCGCTGGCCGACCCCTACACCGGCCCCGAGTCCACCACCATCGGCTCCGCCGGCACCGGCACCGTGGGCACGAGCACCGTGGGCACCGGCACCGACTACTCCACGTCGAGCTCGTCCACGACCTACTCGGCCCGTGACTACAGCACCGAGTCCTCGGTCGACCTGACCGACGCCAAGCCGCTGGGCTCCCACCAGCCCGCCGGCGACCCGCTGTCGGCCGTCTCCACCGAGCCGGTCATCCTGGACGCCAAGGACCAGGAGGACTTCGCCGCGACGACCCCGTCCACCGCGACCGAGTTCGACCGCGCCGACGACGGTGCCGGCCAGCACCTGGACCACAACGCCGGCTCGGACAAGCGCGCCAACGACATCTGAGTCCGCTGACTCCGACACCCCGCGACGCCCGGGCCTGACGGCCTGGGCCCGCACCTCGGGGGGCGGCGACCCGCAGGGGTCGCCGCCCCCCCGGCGTCTGCGGGCACGGGCGCGGTCCTGGTCCGTGCGGACCGGGTGCACCCCTGCCGGCATACGCGAAGATGGAGCCATGACCACGCAGACTCCGGACAGCACCCGTCGATCGGCCCTGACGACCATGTATCGCCTGGTGGTGATCTGGACCACCCTGGGTCTGGTCGGCGGTGTCTTCTATCGCGAGTTCACCAAGGCGCAGGGCTTCCACGGCCACACCCAGCTGTCCGTGCTGCACACCCACCTGCTCGCGCTGGGCACGCTGCTGGGCCTGATCGTGCTGCTGCTCGAGCGCAGCTTCCGGCTCAGCGCCACAGCGCAGTGGCGGCCCTTCCTGGTGACGTATGTCGCGGGCCTGCTCGTCACCACCACCATGATGGTGGTCAAAGGAGTGCTGCAGGTCCTCGAGAGCACCAACGCCGACAGCCCCGCCCTGGCCGGGCTCGCCGGGCTCGGGCACATCCTGCTCACGCTGGCGCTCGTCTTCCTGCTGATGGCCCTCGGCAAGCGCCTCCACGACTGACTCACCCCCCAGGGGGCGCGCGGACCCAGACGTAGGCCGGGCAGGAGGGACCGGGCGAGTCGTGCGGCGACCTCGGCAGACGCGCGTGGGCCCGGCACCACATCGGTGCCGGGCCCACGTCGGGGTGGAGCGTAGGGGACTCGAACCCCTAACCCCCTGCTTGCAAAGCAGGTGCGCTACCAATTGCGCCAACGCCCCGTGCTGGGGAACTATACCGGGCCGGTCGGCGAGCCTGCCGCAACGACCGAGCCCGCTTCCCCCGGTGCGGACCGGGCCGATGGCGGCCACCCGCCCGCACCCACCGCTCACGACGACGATGCCCCTAGCACGACGAAACCGCCGCCCGAGGGGCAGCGGCTCCGAGGTGGTGGGCCTAACAGGACTTGAACCTGTGACCTCTTCCTTATCAGGGAAGCGCTCTAACCGTCTGAGCTATAGGCCCGCACCCGCGCCGACGTCCTGGTGAAGATCAGGTGTCCAGCGCGGAGACAAACGTTACCCCAGGCACGGGGCGACGATCAAAACGGGTGGTCAGTCGTCCGTCAGCGTCTGGTTGACGCCGCCGACCAGGCCCGCGCAGATGTTGTAGAGGAAGGCCGCGAGGGTAGCCAGGGCGGTCAGCAGCAGCACGTTGATGAAGCTGATCACGATGGACAGGGACAGCACCCGGCTGAACCCGGCGTAGTCCATGATGTCGAACTTCTTGCCCGATCCGAGCAGGCTGGCGATGGAGTCGTTGACCGCCGAGAAGACGCCCATCCCGTTGAGGAT
Protein-coding sequences here:
- a CDS encoding peptidylprolyl isomerase gives rise to the protein MNWTLHTNHGDISLTLFPEAAPTTVAKITGLAKDGYYDGLTFHRIIPGFMIQGGCPQGTGTGQPDQPGFPFDDEISPDKNFTQPYMLAMANAGKRMGRGTNGSQFFVTVAPTTWLQGKHTIFGECADQASRDVVDKIAAVRTGGMDKPVEPVVIESTTVSE
- a CDS encoding DUF2871 family protein codes for the protein MTTQTPDSTRRSALTTMYRLVVIWTTLGLVGGVFYREFTKAQGFHGHTQLSVLHTHLLALGTLLGLIVLLLERSFRLSATAQWRPFLVTYVAGLLVTTTMMVVKGVLQVLESTNADSPALAGLAGLGHILLTLALVFLLMALGKRLHD